Proteins found in one Solitalea lacus genomic segment:
- a CDS encoding DUF998 domain-containing protein, translated as MKKVNKTTQVEIQSKWQQIILLIILGYEAAGALLGGILLIAGPDGHLMDMPVGIMNGVFRNFLVPGIILLGLGILNSFAFVSVIHRATADWFMSGFALGGLFIWFVVEIIILQELHWLHAMWGIPVLLGWMVAIPLIASRNATGPKALLICGILSSIWYIAINIYVPLKYEGYNMASYTVSELSAIGAPTRVLWVLLCLLYSLLFAAFGWGVLQVAKENYHLRLVGYLILAYCIFGFYWPPMHMRGNEPNLSDTLHIVWAIVTNIFMWLFMGFGAATLGKQFRIYTIISIILHIIFGILTFSEAPNIAINSPTPMIGNWERINIGIFMIWVIMLAIVLLRRENRLVEKI; from the coding sequence ATGAAAAAGGTTAACAAAACTACACAAGTGGAGATTCAATCGAAATGGCAACAAATTATTCTCTTAATCATTCTTGGTTATGAAGCAGCCGGGGCGTTATTAGGGGGCATCCTTTTGATTGCTGGCCCTGATGGCCACCTCATGGACATGCCTGTTGGCATAATGAATGGCGTATTTCGTAATTTCCTGGTTCCCGGCATTATTCTATTGGGATTGGGAATACTAAATTCTTTTGCCTTTGTATCCGTAATTCACAGGGCAACTGCAGATTGGTTTATGTCGGGATTTGCTTTGGGGGGATTGTTTATCTGGTTCGTTGTTGAAATTATTATTCTGCAAGAGCTGCATTGGTTGCATGCCATGTGGGGCATACCAGTGTTATTGGGTTGGATGGTGGCCATCCCACTAATTGCTTCACGTAATGCGACAGGGCCAAAAGCTTTACTCATTTGTGGGATTCTTTCTTCCATTTGGTATATCGCCATAAATATATATGTGCCATTGAAATATGAGGGATACAATATGGCATCTTATACAGTAAGTGAACTATCTGCAATAGGTGCCCCTACAAGAGTGTTATGGGTATTACTATGCCTATTATATTCACTGCTATTTGCTGCTTTTGGCTGGGGTGTTTTGCAAGTAGCAAAAGAGAACTACCATTTGCGACTGGTGGGGTATTTAATTCTTGCTTACTGCATCTTCGGTTTTTATTGGCCTCCTATGCACATGCGTGGCAATGAACCGAATTTGAGCGACACATTGCACATCGTTTGGGCTATTGTAACAAATATCTTTATGTGGCTCTTTATGGGTTTTGGAGCAGCAACTTTAGGCAAGCAATTCCGCATCTATACTATCATCTCCATAATTCTTCATATTATTTTTGGCATCCTTACCTTTTCGGAAGCTCCAAACATTGCAATTAATAGTCCTACACCAATGATTGGAAATTGGGAACGCATCAATATTGGTATCTTTATGATTTGGGTAATTATGTTGGCGATTGTTCTACTTCGAAGGGAGAATCGATTAGTTGAAAAAATATAA
- a CDS encoding ABC-F family ATP-binding cassette domain-containing protein — translation MINVNNISVSFGGTTLFSDVTFSINENDKIALMGKNGAGKSTILKIIANAAKPTSGNVTGPKDAVIAYLPQHLLTQDNVTVFEETMKAFEEVNQMQKELDEVNEQLTIRTDYESDDYMKLIERMSELSEKFYSIEETNYEAEVEKVLKGLGFDRKDFTRQTSEFSGGWRMRIELAKILLKKPDLILLDEPTNHMDIESIQWLEDFLINSAKAVMVISHDRAFVDNITNRTIEVTMGRIYDYKAKYSHYLQLRAERRVHQLKAYEEQQRFIADNQEFIDRFRGTYSKTLQVQSRVKMLEKLEVIQIDEVDTSALRLKFPPSPRSGQYPVMVEELTKTYGDHTVFEKASMVIERGEKIAFVGKNGEGKSTMIKAIMGEIDFEGGLKVGHNAKIGYFAQNQAALLDENLTVFETIDQIPLSDGTIKIKDLLGAFMFSGDDTTKKVKVLSGGEKTRLAMIKLLLEPVNVLILDEPTNHLDMKTKDIIKDALKDFDGTLILVSHDRDFLDGLVNKVFEFGNKRVREHFEDIKGFLAYKKMDSLKEIEQN, via the coding sequence GTGATTAATGTAAATAACATATCCGTTTCATTTGGCGGAACCACCTTGTTTAGCGACGTAACCTTTTCGATAAACGAGAATGATAAGATTGCCCTGATGGGTAAGAATGGCGCAGGCAAGTCAACTATCCTAAAGATTATTGCAAATGCGGCTAAGCCTACTTCGGGTAACGTAACCGGTCCAAAAGACGCAGTAATAGCATATTTGCCACAGCATTTGCTTACTCAGGATAATGTTACCGTTTTTGAAGAAACTATGAAAGCCTTCGAAGAGGTAAACCAGATGCAAAAAGAGCTTGATGAGGTGAATGAGCAACTTACTATTCGGACCGATTACGAAAGTGATGATTATATGAAGTTGATCGAACGCATGTCGGAATTGAGCGAGAAATTTTATTCGATCGAAGAGACTAATTATGAAGCTGAGGTAGAAAAGGTGCTAAAAGGCTTAGGCTTCGATCGTAAGGACTTTACCCGCCAAACCTCAGAGTTTTCGGGTGGATGGCGCATGCGTATCGAGTTGGCCAAAATTCTGTTAAAAAAACCTGATCTCATCTTACTTGATGAGCCTACCAACCACATGGATATCGAAAGTATACAATGGTTGGAAGATTTTTTGATCAACTCGGCAAAGGCGGTTATGGTGATTTCGCACGATCGTGCCTTTGTTGATAACATTACCAATCGTACCATTGAGGTTACTATGGGTAGAATATATGATTACAAAGCTAAATATAGCCATTACCTCCAGTTGCGTGCTGAGCGTCGGGTACACCAATTGAAAGCTTATGAGGAGCAACAACGATTTATAGCAGATAACCAAGAATTTATAGACCGATTTAGGGGGACTTATTCCAAAACTTTGCAGGTGCAATCGCGTGTAAAGATGCTCGAAAAGCTCGAGGTTATTCAAATCGATGAAGTGGATACTTCGGCATTGCGATTGAAGTTTCCACCATCACCACGTTCTGGGCAATATCCGGTAATGGTAGAAGAACTGACCAAAACTTATGGAGATCATACCGTATTTGAAAAAGCATCGATGGTGATTGAACGAGGTGAGAAAATAGCTTTTGTAGGTAAAAATGGTGAAGGTAAGTCGACCATGATTAAAGCAATTATGGGCGAGATTGATTTTGAAGGTGGATTAAAAGTAGGACATAATGCCAAGATTGGGTACTTTGCCCAAAATCAGGCTGCCTTGCTGGATGAGAACTTAACTGTATTCGAAACCATTGATCAGATTCCGTTAAGCGATGGGACGATAAAGATCAAAGACCTTTTGGGTGCCTTTATGTTTAGTGGCGATGATACCACAAAAAAAGTTAAAGTACTTTCTGGTGGCGAGAAAACGCGTCTGGCAATGATTAAATTGCTGTTGGAACCAGTAAATGTGTTGATTCTGGATGAGCCAACGAACCATTTGGACATGAAGACTAAGGACATTATCAAGGACGCTTTGAAGGATTTTGATGGAACTCTGATTTTGGTATCCCATGATAGGGATTTCTTGGATGGGTTAGTAAACAAAGTATTCGAGTTTGGTAATAAACGCGTCCGAGAACACTTTGAAGACATCAAAGGATTCTTAGCCTACAAGAAAATGGATAGTTTAAAGGAAATTGAACAAAACTAG
- a CDS encoding DUF1254 domain-containing protein — protein sequence MAFKGEIQKNYDEFLEQRAIEAYMLALSALNVIGMRDGSEATFGKGYNVLPIWKDRMNAKTLVPTPNCDVIYSMNYLNLKETGPLAF from the coding sequence ATGGCCTTCAAAGGTGAAATTCAAAAAAACTATGATGAGTTTTTGGAACAACGAGCTATTGAAGCCTATATGCTTGCTTTGTCCGCATTGAATGTGATTGGCATGCGCGATGGATCTGAAGCAACTTTTGGAAAAGGTTATAATGTATTACCTATTTGGAAAGATCGAATGAATGCAAAAACTCTTGTTCCAACTCCAAATTGCGATGTAATTTATTCAATGAACTATTTGAATTTAAAAGAAACCGGTCCATTAGCTTTTTAG
- a CDS encoding superoxide dismutase yields MKKRCMHYTFHHGGAVKGANKDLQQIQAALQTGNLETVDYWTKKLSYHLSSHILHSIFWTNLTNKKNDPTGNLLKRIERDFGSYDKLKGYLSKISKDVDGNGWGILGYQPYTDKLTLLQCENHEKLTQWGVIPLLVIDVWEHAYYLKFKNKRNDFVDNLFNIINWGIVAQRLDIALKLS; encoded by the coding sequence ATGAAGAAACGCTGCATGCATTATACCTTTCACCACGGAGGAGCAGTAAAGGGTGCAAACAAAGATCTACAGCAGATACAAGCCGCACTTCAAACTGGTAATCTTGAAACAGTGGACTATTGGACTAAAAAGCTTTCTTACCATCTTTCCAGCCACATTCTTCACAGCATCTTTTGGACAAATCTCACCAATAAAAAAAATGATCCTACAGGGAATTTGTTAAAACGAATAGAAAGAGATTTTGGCAGCTATGATAAATTAAAAGGCTATCTCTCTAAAATTTCTAAAGATGTAGATGGAAACGGATGGGGAATTTTAGGTTATCAACCCTACACAGATAAACTCACATTACTTCAATGTGAAAATCATGAAAAATTAACTCAATGGGGCGTTATTCCGTTACTAGTGATCGATGTGTGGGAGCATGCTTATTACCTGAAATTCAAAAACAAGCGCAATGATTTTGTCGACAATCTTTTTAACATCATTAATTGGGGTATTGTGGCTCAACGTCTTGATATTGCATTGAAACTTTCATAA
- the tnpA gene encoding IS66 family insertion sequence element accessory protein TnpA, with product MKKIEQMRLAVQQWKESGLTQQAYCEMIGVKRTTFANWVARCKARTETGFIAITPPTEAVSATLEIIYPNGVRLNASSAPVHLLAELIRLY from the coding sequence ATGAAAAAAATAGAGCAAATGCGCCTAGCCGTGCAGCAATGGAAAGAAAGCGGGTTAACCCAGCAAGCTTATTGTGAAATGATCGGGGTAAAGCGAACTACGTTTGCCAACTGGGTGGCACGATGTAAAGCAAGGACTGAAACAGGTTTTATTGCCATCACTCCCCCAACTGAAGCGGTCTCAGCAACCCTTGAGATCATCTATCCTAATGGCGTACGGCTTAACGCAAGTTCCGCTCCTGTGCATCTCCTTGCTGAACTGATCCGCCTCTACTGA
- the tnpB gene encoding IS66 family insertion sequence element accessory protein TnpB (TnpB, as the term is used for proteins encoded by IS66 family insertion elements, is considered an accessory protein, since TnpC, encoded by a neighboring gene, is a DDE family transposase.): MFSLNSSHRYLLYQGHCDMRKSFDGLCGLVASELKGNATSGDVFVFLNRQRTHIKLLHWEHGGFVLYYKRLEEGTFPASSKGQLSWADLVLMIEGVEVQKSRQLRRYQV; the protein is encoded by the coding sequence ATGTTTAGCCTGAACTCTTCTCATCGGTATTTGCTGTACCAGGGACACTGCGATATGCGCAAATCATTCGACGGCTTGTGTGGCTTGGTTGCTTCGGAGCTCAAGGGGAATGCTACCAGTGGGGACGTCTTCGTCTTTCTAAACCGGCAGCGCACCCATATCAAGCTGCTGCATTGGGAACACGGAGGCTTTGTGTTGTACTATAAGCGCCTGGAAGAGGGGACCTTCCCGGCATCGTCCAAAGGGCAGCTGAGCTGGGCGGATCTGGTGCTGATGATCGAAGGGGTCGAGGTGCAAAAGAGTCGACAGTTACGCCGCTACCAAGTATAA
- the tnpC gene encoding IS66 family transposase, with amino-acid sequence MDMALENLSKENLIALLKEKDTSIERRDAAIESYQKINSSLQEEVDYLKQQVELFKRMQFGQKRERFEGDPAQGVLPFEAPAEEVALQEETIKEQITYTRKRQSAHKGRAALPAHLPVEEVEIYPQGDLSEMVCIGKEVTEELECEPARFFIRRYIRYKYAAKSGEGVTTGELPERVIDKGIPGAGLLAMILTDKYVDHLPLYRQKQRFARENIPIASSTLEGWVKQGLERLEPLFEQLKFDIKAKGYLQVDETTIKVLESDKKGACHLGWYWVYHAPLDGLVLMDYQPTRGAVATKEMLAHFKGYLQSDGYGVYEKIGQRPEVIPVACWAHARREFERALENDKVRAAKALELIQQLYAVERKAKEAQLPADQRKQLRLDEALPVLNELGKWIFAEVKNTLPKSQIGKAMRYAMARWDKLSVYLQDGSLQIDNNAIENAIRPIALGRKNFLFAGTHEAAARAGMIYSFFAICKKNEVNPFGWLKYALENIMTINHKNIRDLYPQNFKKLTEL; translated from the coding sequence ATGGATATGGCACTGGAAAACCTCTCAAAAGAGAACCTGATTGCTCTTTTGAAGGAGAAAGATACCTCCATTGAAAGGAGAGATGCCGCCATTGAATCCTACCAAAAAATCAACTCTTCCCTTCAGGAAGAGGTCGACTACCTTAAACAGCAGGTTGAGCTTTTCAAGCGAATGCAATTCGGTCAGAAGCGTGAACGCTTCGAAGGCGATCCCGCACAAGGTGTGTTGCCATTTGAAGCTCCGGCAGAAGAAGTGGCCCTTCAGGAAGAAACCATCAAAGAACAGATTACCTATACCCGTAAAAGACAGTCTGCCCATAAAGGCCGCGCCGCCCTTCCGGCTCATTTACCGGTAGAGGAAGTGGAGATCTATCCCCAGGGTGATCTGTCGGAAATGGTATGCATCGGCAAAGAAGTTACTGAAGAGCTGGAGTGTGAACCTGCCCGGTTCTTCATCCGCCGTTATATCCGCTATAAATATGCTGCCAAAAGCGGTGAAGGGGTCACCACCGGAGAGCTTCCCGAACGAGTAATCGACAAGGGCATTCCGGGCGCAGGCCTGCTGGCCATGATCCTGACCGATAAATATGTGGATCACTTGCCGCTGTACCGACAAAAGCAGCGGTTTGCCCGGGAAAACATCCCCATTGCCTCCTCTACGCTCGAAGGCTGGGTCAAACAAGGGCTGGAACGACTCGAACCGCTCTTTGAGCAACTCAAGTTCGACATCAAAGCCAAGGGTTATTTGCAGGTCGATGAAACGACCATCAAGGTGCTAGAAAGTGATAAGAAAGGAGCTTGTCACCTGGGCTGGTATTGGGTGTATCATGCTCCACTGGACGGACTGGTCCTGATGGACTATCAGCCTACTCGCGGTGCAGTAGCTACCAAAGAAATGCTGGCGCACTTTAAGGGGTATCTCCAAAGTGATGGCTACGGCGTATACGAAAAAATAGGCCAGCGGCCCGAGGTCATCCCGGTAGCCTGCTGGGCGCATGCCCGAAGGGAATTTGAACGGGCACTGGAAAACGATAAGGTCAGGGCCGCTAAAGCACTCGAGTTGATCCAGCAGCTCTACGCGGTGGAGCGCAAAGCTAAAGAAGCACAGCTGCCGGCCGATCAACGCAAGCAATTACGTCTGGATGAAGCACTTCCGGTACTCAACGAGCTCGGTAAATGGATCTTCGCCGAGGTAAAAAACACCTTGCCCAAAAGCCAGATTGGAAAGGCGATGCGCTATGCCATGGCACGATGGGATAAGCTCAGCGTGTATCTCCAGGATGGCAGCCTGCAGATCGACAATAATGCCATCGAGAATGCCATACGCCCCATCGCTTTGGGACGCAAAAACTTTTTGTTTGCAGGAACGCATGAGGCTGCTGCGCGGGCGGGGATGATCTATTCGTTCTTTGCCATCTGCAAGAAAAATGAGGTCAATCCTTTCGGGTGGTTAAAATACGCACTGGAAAACATCATGACCATCAACCACAAGAATATCCGGGACCTCTATCCCCAGAACTTTAAGAAATTAACTGAACTTTAA
- a CDS encoding lipid II flippase Amj family protein, which yields MTTQVIVVLILTFLINLITTLSYSVRIVGIRTGRIAISFALFNILVLVSRTANGFQAPLLAKTVEMDIKHGVFDNIVTFRLIIFSCSLATLAGAFLIPTFQRVLAKAVINFSVHKSMSKLVLHGFSKGGILYFKDNLTLPARENVSLIKLNEEFPWRMFFLNIVAIAILTIGVLSAVYASYLNPDYRSTASNLSAFINGFATILMFAFIDPNLSAMTDDVTLGKCSESTFRKQIVYMTIARFLGTILAQLIFLPSAKFLAWAASYL from the coding sequence ATGACAACTCAAGTAATAGTAGTTCTTATTCTGACATTTTTAATTAATCTCATCACCACCCTTTCCTACTCTGTTAGAATTGTTGGCATTAGAACTGGCCGAATAGCAATTTCCTTTGCATTATTTAACATTCTAGTTTTAGTTTCAAGAACTGCGAATGGATTTCAGGCTCCCCTTTTAGCCAAGACGGTAGAAATGGACATCAAACATGGAGTATTTGACAATATCGTCACCTTTCGGTTAATTATTTTTTCTTGCAGTTTGGCTACACTTGCAGGTGCATTCCTTATACCAACTTTTCAAAGAGTATTGGCTAAAGCAGTAATTAATTTCAGCGTACATAAATCCATGTCTAAATTGGTTTTGCATGGATTTTCTAAAGGAGGCATACTATATTTTAAGGACAATTTAACCTTACCAGCGAGAGAAAATGTTTCTCTAATAAAGTTGAATGAAGAGTTTCCCTGGAGGATGTTCTTTCTTAATATCGTGGCCATAGCTATCTTAACCATTGGAGTTTTATCTGCGGTTTATGCCTCTTATTTAAATCCCGATTATCGATCTACTGCAAGTAATTTATCTGCGTTTATAAATGGTTTTGCTACTATATTAATGTTTGCTTTTATTGATCCCAATTTATCGGCCATGACTGACGATGTTACTTTGGGTAAATGTTCGGAATCAACTTTTAGAAAGCAAATTGTCTATATGACAATAGCTCGTTTTTTGGGTACAATTTTGGCTCAATTGATTTTTTTACCTAGTGCTAAATTTCTTGCGTGGGCAGCCTCATATTTATAA